One window of the Salvelinus fontinalis isolate EN_2023a chromosome 2, ASM2944872v1, whole genome shotgun sequence genome contains the following:
- the LOC129869036 gene encoding interferon a3-like: protein MAVLKWLSICLTLFCQGTAASTPCNWTQFRLGKLNDLSIDLLSDMGGLFPLKCVEENVELFPEDVYKNTEGEDVSVVALEAMRYVDQLYNNSLTPVTWNKTELNRFQNVIYRQVHNLELCVVGGGWKSSGDGGSVTLKTYFNKLNTVLKDKEHSACAWEIVRKEIRENLVQFKKFIDSRVKP, encoded by the exons ATGGCTGTATTGAAATGGTTGAGCATTTGCCTGACTCTGTTCTGCCAAGGCACTGCAGCATCAACACCTTGCAACTGGACGCAGTTTAGGTTGGGGAAGCTGAACGACCTGAGCATAGACCTGCTCTCAGATATG GGTGGACTCTTTCCACTTAAGTGTGTAGAAGAAAACGTCGAACTGTTTCCAGAGGATGTTTACAAGAACACAGAG GGTGAGGACGTCtctgtggttgcattagaggctATGCGATATGTGGACCAATTATATAACAACAGTCTGACGCCTGTCACGTGGAACAAAACAGAACTTAATCGGTTCCAAAACGTCATATATCGTCAAGTTCATAACTTAGAGTTATGT GTCGTAGGTGGTGGTTGGAAATCCTCTGGAGATGGAGGGTCGGTTACTCTGAAAACATATTTCAACAAGCTGAACACCGTCTTGAAAGACAAG GAACACAGCGCATGCGCATGGGAGATTGTGCGAAAGGAGATTCGCGAAAACTtggtgcagttcaagaaattcATTGACAGCAGAGTCAAGCCGTGA